The Anoxybacillus flavithermus genome has a segment encoding these proteins:
- a CDS encoding DNA topoisomerase III, whose amino-acid sequence MKSLVLAEKPSVAREIARVLGCREQHKHYLEGPNYIVTWALGHLIELKMPEHYNPSYKTWRLEDLPIIPEKMGLNIIRQTSPQFRAIENLAKRPDIKNCIIATDAGREGELVARWILQKIRWKKPLLRLWISSQTDQAIRDGFQHLQPGKRFDRLYESAVCRAEADWLIGLNVTRALTTKYNEPLSAGRVQTPTLAMIIEREKEIQSFQPVPYWMIHANVWSVPAVWERNGEKRIFSKELAEQLYETLKNKQATVISVERKTKKEPQPLPYDLTELQRDANKRFGFSAKKTLSVLQRLYEQHKLVTYPRTDSRYLTTDIENTMLERLEAMKSGYGDEMASLLKNKGKVMARRVFDNEKVTDHHAIIPTEERLDVGKLSADERKLYDLIARRFLTLFYPACEYETIHVIFDIDGETFVARETRIVNAGFRSVLEKQEEQATFPTFTKGEKLPVRLEKKEGLTEPPLRYSEADLLSQMEKYGLGTPATRAEIIERLVETETVERKNGRFYPTPKGKQLIELVNEELKSPQLTARWEKELEAIARGNGDPKTFLQNIRKQTERLVAEIKQSERTYRAHNLTGSRCPECGSFLKERATKEGRLLVCANMACRFRKRKDPKLSNRRCPQCKKRMEIHEGKAGVYFQCRPCNVIEKAEEKKATISRNERALLKKYSAENDSFGTSLGDLLKQALEKKNE is encoded by the coding sequence ATGAAATCACTAGTTCTTGCCGAAAAGCCGAGTGTAGCACGAGAAATTGCTCGCGTACTTGGCTGTCGGGAACAACATAAACATTACTTGGAAGGACCGAACTATATTGTCACATGGGCGCTTGGGCATTTAATTGAATTGAAGATGCCAGAGCATTATAACCCATCATATAAAACGTGGCGGCTAGAAGATTTGCCGATTATTCCGGAAAAAATGGGGCTTAACATCATTCGGCAAACGAGTCCCCAATTTCGAGCGATTGAAAACTTAGCAAAACGCCCAGACATTAAAAACTGCATCATCGCCACCGACGCCGGACGGGAAGGCGAACTCGTCGCACGGTGGATTTTGCAAAAAATTCGTTGGAAAAAACCGCTCCTTCGCCTCTGGATTTCGTCCCAAACCGACCAAGCGATTCGCGATGGGTTTCAACATTTACAACCAGGAAAACGGTTTGATCGGTTATATGAATCTGCGGTGTGCCGAGCAGAAGCGGATTGGCTTATCGGCTTAAACGTAACGAGAGCGTTAACGACCAAATACAATGAACCGCTTTCAGCAGGTCGTGTCCAAACACCGACGCTTGCGATGATCATCGAGCGGGAAAAAGAAATTCAGTCGTTTCAACCGGTGCCATATTGGATGATTCATGCCAACGTCTGGTCTGTTCCTGCTGTTTGGGAGCGTAACGGGGAAAAACGAATTTTTTCGAAAGAACTAGCGGAACAGCTATATGAAACACTAAAAAACAAGCAAGCAACGGTTATTTCTGTCGAACGAAAAACAAAAAAAGAGCCGCAGCCGCTCCCTTACGACTTAACGGAACTGCAGCGGGACGCAAACAAACGATTTGGTTTTTCCGCGAAAAAAACGTTAAGCGTGCTACAACGGCTATATGAACAGCATAAACTCGTCACGTATCCGCGCACCGACTCGCGCTACTTAACGACCGATATAGAAAACACGATGCTTGAGCGGCTAGAGGCGATGAAATCTGGATACGGAGACGAAATGGCTTCACTTTTAAAAAATAAAGGGAAAGTGATGGCTCGGCGGGTATTTGATAATGAAAAAGTAACCGATCATCACGCGATTATCCCGACGGAAGAGCGGCTGGATGTCGGCAAACTTTCTGCTGATGAACGAAAATTATATGACTTAATTGCTCGCCGCTTCTTGACCCTTTTCTATCCGGCGTGCGAATATGAAACGATCCATGTCATTTTTGATATCGACGGCGAAACGTTTGTCGCGCGCGAGACGCGAATAGTGAACGCGGGGTTTCGGAGCGTTCTAGAAAAGCAAGAAGAGCAAGCCACCTTCCCTACGTTTACGAAAGGAGAAAAGCTTCCTGTTCGGTTAGAGAAAAAAGAAGGCCTAACAGAGCCGCCTCTTCGCTATTCCGAAGCGGACCTTTTGTCGCAAATGGAAAAATACGGGCTAGGTACGCCAGCGACTCGCGCTGAAATTATTGAACGCCTCGTCGAAACGGAAACGGTCGAGCGAAAAAACGGGCGGTTTTACCCAACACCAAAAGGGAAGCAATTGATTGAACTTGTCAATGAGGAGCTAAAATCGCCGCAATTGACGGCTCGTTGGGAAAAAGAATTAGAAGCCATTGCCCGCGGCAATGGTGATCCGAAAACGTTCCTGCAAAACATCCGCAAGCAAACGGAGCGGTTAGTGGCGGAAATCAAACAAAGTGAACGAACGTATCGCGCCCATAATTTAACTGGCTCGAGGTGTCCAGAATGCGGGTCGTTTTTAAAAGAACGGGCAACAAAAGAAGGACGCCTACTCGTATGCGCGAATATGGCCTGCCGATTCCGGAAACGAAAAGATCCAAAGCTTTCGAACCGTCGCTGCCCACAATGCAAAAAACGGATGGAAATTCATGAAGGAAAAGCGGGTGTCTACTTCCAATGTCGCCCTTGCAATGTCATTGAAAAAGCAGAAGAAAAGAAGGCGACGATCAGCCGGAACGAGCGAGCGTTATTGAAAAAATATAGTGCGGAAAACGATTCGTTTGGCACAAGTTTAGGCGATTTATTAAAACAGGCGTTAGAGAAAAAGAACGAGTAA
- a CDS encoding sodium:alanine symporter family protein, translating to MELINQVVGFLNNILWSYVIIGLLLGLGLYFTIGTRFAQIRLIGEMFRVLKEKSPEGKGKQEISSLQAFFIGAATRIGTGNVAGVAMALAIGGPGAVFWMWLVAILGGASAFVESTLAQIFKVKSDVGFKGGPGYYMEKQLGARWMSTIFAFTIIASFGLTFNAVQSNTIATAFKNSFSLNPYVTAFLLAALTAVIIFGGVTRIARFSEIIVPIMAFFYIGLALYVMVTNITEIPAVIALIFKSAFGLEQVVGGGMGAAIMMGVKRGLFSNEAGMGSAPNAAATATVSHPAKQGFIQALGVFFDTLLVCSATAFIILLSDTYKTGELVGIELTQAALSEHFGSWAGIFLSAAIFMFAFSSIIGSYYYGEANIEFISKGKTALFVYRVLAIGMVIFGALASLQIVWDLADLAMALMALTNLVAIGLLGRIAFKALDDYMAKRKRGEDPVFYADDIEGLKGVECWPTRKEEQMKKAAGK from the coding sequence ATGGAGCTCATTAATCAAGTAGTCGGATTTTTAAACAACATTCTCTGGTCTTATGTCATTATCGGTTTATTGCTCGGTCTCGGTTTGTATTTCACGATCGGAACGAGATTTGCGCAAATTCGTTTAATCGGAGAAATGTTCCGGGTCTTAAAAGAAAAATCTCCTGAAGGAAAAGGAAAACAAGAAATTTCTTCACTTCAAGCGTTCTTCATTGGTGCCGCGACACGTATCGGAACAGGTAACGTTGCTGGGGTTGCAATGGCGCTTGCAATCGGTGGTCCAGGAGCGGTGTTTTGGATGTGGCTTGTTGCGATTTTAGGTGGAGCGAGTGCATTCGTTGAAAGCACATTAGCACAAATTTTCAAAGTGAAAAGTGACGTTGGTTTTAAAGGTGGCCCAGGATATTATATGGAAAAACAATTGGGCGCACGTTGGATGAGTACGATTTTTGCTTTTACAATTATCGCAAGCTTTGGATTAACATTTAACGCCGTGCAAAGTAATACAATCGCAACAGCGTTTAAAAATTCATTTAGTTTGAATCCTTATGTAACCGCTTTCCTTTTAGCAGCATTAACTGCAGTTATCATTTTCGGTGGAGTTACACGTATCGCTCGTTTCTCTGAAATTATCGTTCCGATCATGGCATTTTTCTATATCGGGTTAGCATTGTATGTAATGGTAACAAATATTACTGAAATTCCAGCGGTTATTGCTTTAATTTTCAAAAGTGCTTTCGGTTTAGAGCAAGTTGTTGGTGGTGGTATGGGAGCCGCGATTATGATGGGGGTAAAACGCGGATTGTTCTCCAATGAAGCAGGTATGGGTAGTGCACCGAACGCAGCCGCAACCGCAACTGTATCTCACCCAGCAAAACAAGGCTTTATTCAAGCGTTAGGGGTATTTTTTGACACATTGCTTGTATGTAGTGCAACAGCATTTATCATTTTATTATCAGATACGTATAAAACAGGGGAGCTTGTCGGAATTGAATTGACACAAGCTGCACTTTCTGAGCACTTCGGTTCTTGGGCAGGAATTTTCTTATCAGCGGCGATTTTCATGTTTGCTTTCAGCTCAATCATCGGAAGCTATTACTATGGTGAAGCAAATATTGAATTTATTAGCAAAGGAAAAACAGCATTATTCGTTTACCGTGTACTAGCTATCGGAATGGTTATTTTCGGAGCGCTTGCTAGCTTACAAATCGTTTGGGATTTAGCAGACTTAGCGATGGCGCTTATGGCATTAACAAACTTAGTAGCAATCGGTTTACTTGGTCGTATTGCATTCAAAGCGCTTGATGACTATATGGCAAAACGGAAACGCGGAGAGGATCCTGTATTTTATGCTGATGATATCGAAGGGTTAAAAGGTGTTGAATGCTGGCCAACTCGTAAAGAAGAACAAATGAAAAAAGCTGCTGGAAAATGA
- a CDS encoding cytoplasmic protein → MTYDNQVKNRLKRIEGQVRGVLKMMDEQKDCKEVVAQLSAIRSAVDRAIAVVVSANLEHCIRKDIETGSLESEKLIQEAVELLVKSR, encoded by the coding sequence ATGACATATGATAATCAAGTGAAGAACCGTTTAAAACGAATTGAAGGACAAGTTCGCGGCGTACTAAAAATGATGGATGAGCAGAAAGACTGCAAAGAAGTCGTTGCTCAGTTGTCAGCTATTCGTAGTGCTGTTGATCGCGCTATTGCAGTTGTTGTAAGTGCTAATTTGGAACATTGCATTCGTAAAGATATAGAAACAGGATCATTGGAAAGTGAAAAACTTATTCAAGAAGCAGTAGAGCTACTCGTCAAAAGCCGGTAA
- a CDS encoding Replication termination protein, translating into MSEKRKPSGFLLKQRAFLKLYLITLTEQERLYGLKLLDVLREEFQPFGYRPNHSEVYKALHDLIEDGILEQVKKKKEGMKYQEVVYYRFTEEGYKKAQLYKRQLKTELDRCEALIRKAIKDNFS; encoded by the coding sequence ATGAGTGAAAAAAGAAAACCGAGCGGATTTTTATTAAAGCAACGCGCATTTTTAAAGTTATATTTAATTACTTTAACTGAACAGGAACGATTGTATGGATTGAAATTGTTAGATGTGCTTCGCGAAGAGTTTCAACCATTTGGATATCGTCCGAATCATTCAGAGGTATACAAAGCGCTACATGATTTGATTGAAGATGGCATTTTAGAACAAGTAAAAAAGAAAAAAGAAGGAATGAAATACCAAGAAGTTGTTTATTATCGTTTTACTGAGGAAGGATATAAGAAAGCCCAGTTGTATAAGCGACAATTAAAAACAGAACTTGATCGTTGTGAAGCGCTTATCCGTAAGGCGATCAAAGATAATTTTAGTTGA
- a CDS encoding formyltetrahydrofolate deformylase, translating to MYFQQKHVQKFMNKYKDRARLLISCPDQPGIVAAVTTFLYEKGANIVESSQYSTDPEGGTFFLRIEFDAPNISEREKAIEKEFATIAQQFEMKWRLSLHTHVKKVAIFVSKEEHCLLELLWEWQAGELLADFALVISNHEQMRETVESFGIPYYHIPVTKETKEEAEEKQIQLLKEHDVDVIVLARYMQILSPHFVATFPAQIINIHHSFLPAFVGARPYEQAYRRGVKLIGATSHYVTDDLDEGPIIEQDVERVDHKHHVEDLKRIGRMIEKTVLVRALKWHLEDRVIIHENKTIVFK from the coding sequence ATGTATTTTCAACAAAAACATGTGCAAAAGTTTATGAACAAATATAAAGATCGAGCACGCTTGCTTATTTCATGCCCAGATCAACCAGGCATTGTGGCCGCTGTCACTACTTTTTTGTACGAAAAGGGAGCTAATATTGTGGAATCCAGTCAATATTCGACAGATCCTGAAGGCGGAACGTTTTTTTTACGAATTGAATTTGATGCTCCGAATATATCGGAACGAGAAAAGGCGATAGAGAAGGAATTTGCGACGATCGCACAACAGTTTGAAATGAAATGGCGATTGAGCTTACATACGCATGTGAAAAAAGTGGCGATATTTGTTTCAAAAGAAGAGCATTGTTTATTAGAGTTACTATGGGAGTGGCAAGCGGGTGAATTACTTGCAGATTTTGCTCTAGTTATTAGCAATCATGAGCAAATGAGAGAAACGGTAGAGTCTTTTGGAATCCCATACTATCATATACCGGTAACAAAAGAAACAAAAGAGGAAGCGGAAGAAAAACAAATCCAACTATTAAAGGAACACGATGTGGACGTCATTGTGCTTGCTCGTTATATGCAAATTTTATCCCCGCATTTTGTTGCAACTTTCCCAGCACAAATCATTAATATTCATCATTCGTTTTTACCGGCATTTGTTGGCGCACGACCATATGAGCAAGCTTATCGACGCGGAGTGAAACTGATCGGTGCTACTTCTCATTATGTAACAGATGATTTAGATGAAGGCCCAATTATTGAACAAGATGTCGAGCGAGTGGATCATAAGCATCATGTAGAAGACTTAAAACGAATCGGGCGCATGATCGAAAAAACGGTTCTTGTCCGCGCTCTAAAATGGCATTTAGAAGACCGTGTCATTATTCATGAAAATAAAACAATTGTTTTTAAATGA
- a CDS encoding transporter: MEALQTCKELALKKRIILQTSPLQYMIRAALAGVYIGFALILCVRVGQYFYETHSPATYLVSGIFFGIALVLIMYGGAELFTGNTMYFTVSTLQKETTVGDTLRNWVACYSGNLLGAIFFAFLIAQSGIFHDIPMDHLLFAIALKKMHATTVQLFVKGILCNWLVCLAIFIPMQMKEDMAKMFAMILIVFVFFASGYEHSIANFVIFSLALAVEHPDTIHVAGIIHNIVPVTLGNIVGGSLFMGALYTYLSSNKQSTPAWKGAFGVRKILNK; the protein is encoded by the coding sequence ATGGAAGCTTTACAAACATGTAAAGAGCTTGCATTAAAGAAGCGCATCATTTTGCAAACATCACCCCTTCAATACATGATTCGTGCTGCATTGGCAGGTGTATATATTGGTTTTGCCCTTATTCTTTGTGTTCGGGTTGGTCAATACTTTTATGAAACACATTCACCAGCAACTTATTTAGTGAGCGGTATTTTCTTCGGAATTGCCCTTGTTCTTATTATGTATGGTGGGGCAGAACTGTTTACAGGGAATACGATGTATTTTACTGTTAGTACGCTTCAAAAAGAAACGACGGTTGGTGACACGCTTCGTAACTGGGTAGCGTGTTATAGCGGCAACTTGCTTGGTGCGATTTTCTTCGCCTTTTTGATCGCGCAGTCAGGTATTTTTCATGACATTCCGATGGATCATTTACTTTTTGCAATTGCTTTGAAAAAAATGCATGCAACAACGGTACAATTGTTTGTCAAAGGGATTTTATGTAACTGGCTTGTTTGTTTAGCTATTTTTATTCCAATGCAAATGAAAGAAGATATGGCAAAAATGTTTGCGATGATTTTAATCGTTTTCGTCTTTTTTGCTTCCGGATATGAACACTCTATTGCAAACTTTGTTATTTTTTCACTTGCTTTAGCTGTCGAGCATCCAGATACAATTCATGTAGCGGGGATTATCCATAACATCGTACCTGTAACGCTTGGAAATATCGTTGGCGGCTCATTATTTATGGGGGCGTTATACACATATCTTTCATCTAATAAACAATCTACGCCTGCGTGGAAAGGGGCGTTTGGAGTAAGAAAAATATTAAATAAGTAA
- a CDS encoding spermidine synthase gives MNYIKEQNGQLWLTEDERENLKISYRIKEIIYSERSPFQHVMILDSYDFGRMLVLDGVVQTTSIDGHIYNEMITHVPLSLHPSPKKVLIIGGGDCGAAREVAKYEEVEEIHLVEIDELVVQACKEHLPEVSGNLSDPRVQYVYKDGVQFVKDHMNTYDVIIIDSSDPIGPAQVLFEYDFYKSVHEALKEDGIMVCQSQSPIFHMDVLKQTYANIRHLFPHVYVYTATVPTYPGGLWSFTLGAKQPVLFERLNTFAKQTKYANADILNQCFYLPQFMKEQLQPQSK, from the coding sequence ATGAACTACATAAAAGAGCAAAATGGACAGCTATGGTTAACAGAAGATGAGCGTGAGAATTTAAAAATTAGTTATCGTATTAAAGAGATCATTTACTCAGAACGTTCACCATTTCAACATGTGATGATTTTAGACTCATACGACTTTGGAAGAATGCTTGTGCTTGATGGAGTTGTACAAACAACTTCTATTGATGGACATATTTACAATGAGATGATTACACATGTTCCTCTTTCTCTTCATCCGTCGCCAAAGAAAGTTTTAATTATTGGTGGGGGCGATTGTGGGGCAGCTCGTGAAGTGGCGAAATATGAAGAGGTAGAAGAAATCCATCTCGTCGAAATCGATGAACTTGTTGTTCAAGCATGTAAAGAACATTTACCTGAAGTATCTGGAAATCTTTCCGACCCTCGTGTACAGTATGTATATAAAGATGGGGTTCAATTTGTGAAAGATCATATGAATACGTACGATGTCATTATCATCGACTCGTCTGATCCTATTGGCCCTGCCCAAGTATTATTTGAATACGATTTTTATAAAAGTGTGCATGAAGCGCTCAAAGAAGATGGAATAATGGTTTGTCAAAGCCAATCGCCGATTTTCCATATGGACGTATTGAAACAAACATATGCAAATATTCGTCATTTATTCCCGCACGTTTACGTATATACGGCTACTGTTCCAACGTATCCTGGTGGGCTATGGAGCTTCACTCTTGGCGCAAAACAGCCTGTTTTATTTGAACGACTCAACACGTTCGCAAAGCAAACAAAATACGCAAATGCTGATATACTAAATCAATGCTTCTACCTTCCACAATTCATGAAAGAACAGTTACAACCGCAGTCGAAATGA
- a CDS encoding 50S ribosomal protein L33, which yields MRVKVVLQCTETGDRNYITTKNKRNNPERLELKKYCPRLKRHTLHRETK from the coding sequence ATGCGTGTGAAAGTCGTTTTACAATGTACAGAAACAGGTGACCGTAACTACATAACAACAAAAAATAAGCGCAACAATCCTGAACGGCTTGAATTAAAAAAATATTGCCCGCGTTTGAAACGCCACACATTACATCGTGAAACAAAATAA
- a CDS encoding trehalose operon repressor, producing the protein MSENKYLSIYNDLLSKIEKGIFKPGMKIPSENQLVEQYETSRETIRKALNLLSEHGYIQKIKGKGSIVLDVRKFDFPISGLISFKELAQKLGKPSRTIVEQLETMKPDETLKKHLHVTAREDIWKVIRVREIEGERIILDKDFFNKKFVPFLSKDICERSIYEYLEKELQLKISFAKKEFFVEECNEEDRMYLNLKQYTHVVVVRNYVYLDDASLFQYTESRHRLDKFRFVDFARRIHWH; encoded by the coding sequence ATGAGCGAAAATAAATATTTATCGATTTACAATGACTTGTTATCAAAAATTGAAAAAGGAATTTTTAAACCAGGGATGAAAATTCCTTCGGAAAATCAACTCGTTGAACAATATGAAACATCGAGAGAAACGATTCGCAAAGCGCTCAACTTGCTTTCTGAACACGGATATATTCAAAAAATTAAAGGAAAAGGTTCCATTGTATTGGACGTTCGTAAATTCGATTTTCCGATTTCGGGACTCATTAGTTTTAAGGAATTGGCACAAAAACTCGGAAAACCATCACGAACGATTGTTGAGCAGCTTGAAACGATGAAACCTGATGAAACTTTAAAAAAGCATCTTCACGTGACAGCGAGGGAAGACATTTGGAAAGTAATACGCGTTCGGGAAATTGAAGGCGAGCGCATTATTTTAGACAAAGATTTTTTTAATAAAAAGTTTGTGCCATTTTTATCTAAAGATATATGTGAACGGTCCATTTACGAATATTTAGAGAAAGAATTGCAATTAAAAATTAGCTTTGCGAAAAAGGAATTTTTCGTTGAAGAATGTAACGAAGAAGATCGCATGTATTTAAACTTAAAGCAATATACGCATGTTGTTGTGGTGCGAAATTACGTTTATTTAGATGATGCCAGTTTGTTTCAATATACTGAATCCCGGCACCGCCTTGATAAATTTCGCTTCGTTGATTTTGCACGACGCATTCATTGGCATTAA
- a CDS encoding alpha,alpha-phosphotrehalase, which translates to MHPWWKTAVVYQIYPKSFKDTNGDGIGDLQGVIEKLDYLKMLGVDAIWLTPIYESPQRDNGYDISDYYRIYEPYGTMEDFENLIKEAHKRNIKMVMDIVVNHTSIDHEWFKQARSSKDNPYRHFYIWRDEPNNWQSKFGGSAWEYDEQTGQYYLHLFDVTQADLNWENEEVRKRVYDMMHFWLQKGVDGFRLDVINLISKDQRFLDDDGSIPPGDGRKYYTDGPRIHEFLQEMNREVFSKYDMMTVGEMSSTTIDHCILYTNPERHELNMTFNFHHLKVDYPNGEKWAVADFDFLQLKKILSEWQVHMHKGGGWNALFWCNHDQPRIVSRYGNDGRYHKQSAKMLATTIHMMQGTPYIYQGEEIGMTDPKFERIDDYRDIESLNMYRILKEQGKSEQEVLHILQRKSRDNSRTPMQWSDEPHAGFTTGTPWISVANNYKEINVQQALQDPTSIFYHYQKLIQLRKQYDIVTTGDYELILEDHPSIFAYIRNGNDEKLVVINNFYGQETLFEWPEHIDISEYTSQVLLSNYDDSPNDFKQMTLRPYESIVYYLKK; encoded by the coding sequence ATGCATCCATGGTGGAAAACAGCGGTCGTGTATCAAATTTATCCGAAAAGTTTTAAAGATACAAACGGTGACGGAATTGGCGACTTGCAAGGAGTCATAGAAAAACTCGATTATTTAAAAATGCTCGGGGTGGATGCCATTTGGCTCACCCCGATTTACGAGTCACCGCAGCGCGATAATGGATATGACATTAGCGACTACTATCGTATTTATGAACCGTACGGAACAATGGAAGATTTTGAAAATCTTATTAAAGAAGCGCATAAGCGCAACATAAAAATGGTAATGGATATCGTTGTAAATCATACGTCAATAGATCATGAATGGTTCAAACAAGCTCGTTCATCGAAAGATAACCCATATCGTCATTTTTATATTTGGAGAGATGAGCCAAACAATTGGCAATCGAAATTCGGGGGCTCTGCTTGGGAATATGATGAACAAACGGGGCAGTATTATTTACACTTGTTCGATGTTACACAAGCAGATTTGAATTGGGAAAACGAAGAAGTACGCAAACGTGTATACGATATGATGCATTTTTGGCTACAAAAAGGGGTAGATGGCTTTCGATTGGACGTCATTAATTTAATTTCAAAAGATCAGCGATTTTTAGATGATGACGGTTCTATTCCTCCGGGTGATGGAAGAAAGTATTATACAGACGGTCCACGTATTCATGAATTTTTACAAGAAATGAATCGAGAAGTATTTTCGAAGTACGATATGATGACAGTAGGAGAGATGTCATCAACGACAATTGATCACTGTATTTTATATACAAATCCTGAACGTCATGAGCTGAATATGACGTTTAACTTTCATCATTTAAAAGTCGACTATCCAAATGGAGAAAAGTGGGCAGTTGCTGATTTTGATTTTTTACAGTTAAAAAAGATTTTATCGGAATGGCAAGTTCACATGCATAAGGGTGGGGGTTGGAACGCATTATTTTGGTGCAATCATGACCAACCACGCATCGTTTCTCGTTACGGCAATGACGGACGCTATCATAAGCAATCAGCAAAAATGCTTGCGACAACGATTCATATGATGCAAGGAACACCTTATATTTATCAAGGTGAAGAAATTGGGATGACCGATCCGAAATTTGAACGAATTGATGACTATCGTGATATAGAGTCATTGAACATGTATCGTATACTAAAAGAACAAGGAAAAAGCGAGCAAGAAGTGTTGCATATTTTACAGCGAAAATCGCGTGATAATTCGCGAACACCGATGCAATGGAGCGATGAACCACATGCAGGCTTCACAACGGGAACACCTTGGATTTCTGTGGCGAATAACTATAAAGAAATTAATGTTCAACAAGCATTACAAGATCCAACGTCTATTTTTTATCATTATCAAAAACTCATTCAGTTGCGTAAACAATATGACATCGTTACGACAGGGGACTACGAACTCATTTTAGAAGACCATCCTTCGATTTTTGCATATATTCGCAACGGAAACGATGAAAAACTTGTTGTGATTAATAATTTCTACGGACAAGAAACGTTGTTTGAATGGCCAGAGCATATAGATATAAGTGAATATACAAGTCAAGTTTTATTATCAAACTACGATGATTCACCAAACGACTTTAAACAAATGACGTTACGTCCGTATGAATCCATTGTTTATTACTTGAAAAAATAA
- a CDS encoding PTS trehalose transporter subunit IIBC, producing MRQSVEQIVQAVGGKENIIAATHCVTRLRFALKDEGKVDKEVLENIDIVKGSFSVNGQFQVVIGQGLVDKVYNEMVEMTGIGRATKQEIKDAAEKKLNPLQRAIKTLADIFIPILPAIVTAGLLMGINNMLTGPGIFYEGKSIVDVHEQWRDFADMINLIANTAFVFLPGLIGWSAVKKFGGSELLGIVLGLMLVHPALLNAWAYASAVQEGTVPYWNLFGFDVQKIGYQGQVLPILISSYVLAKLEVFLKRRIPEAFQLLLVAPIALLLTGFISFIAIGPVTFGIANALTDGLVALFDRFAALGGLVYGGLYAVLVVTGMHHTFLAVDLQLIGSTGGTFLWPMLALSNIAQGSAALAMMFATKDEKLKGLSFTSAVSAYLGITEPAMFGVNLRFRYPFISALIGSATAGIFITINKVKASSIGVGGLPGFLSIFPDKWVPFFIGMAIVLIVPFTLTYILAKTKGGK from the coding sequence ATGCGACAATCTGTGGAGCAAATTGTTCAAGCGGTCGGTGGGAAAGAGAATATTATCGCCGCTACACATTGTGTGACGCGCCTTCGTTTTGCACTAAAAGATGAAGGGAAAGTGGACAAAGAAGTGCTAGAAAACATTGATATTGTGAAAGGCTCTTTTTCGGTGAACGGTCAGTTTCAAGTTGTTATCGGACAAGGACTAGTTGATAAAGTGTATAACGAAATGGTTGAAATGACCGGGATTGGTCGAGCAACGAAGCAAGAAATAAAAGACGCTGCAGAAAAAAAGTTAAATCCGTTACAACGTGCCATTAAAACATTAGCTGACATTTTCATTCCGATTTTACCAGCCATCGTCACAGCCGGTTTATTGATGGGGATTAACAATATGTTAACAGGTCCAGGAATCTTTTATGAAGGAAAATCGATTGTTGATGTTCATGAACAATGGCGCGATTTTGCTGATATGATCAACTTAATTGCTAACACAGCGTTCGTCTTTCTACCAGGATTAATTGGTTGGTCAGCCGTAAAAAAATTCGGAGGGAGCGAGTTGCTCGGAATTGTACTTGGTCTTATGCTCGTTCATCCAGCATTACTAAATGCATGGGCATACGCTTCCGCTGTACAAGAAGGAACAGTACCTTATTGGAATTTATTTGGATTTGACGTTCAGAAAATCGGCTACCAGGGTCAAGTGTTACCTATTTTAATTTCATCATATGTGTTAGCGAAATTAGAAGTATTTTTAAAAAGACGTATTCCAGAAGCGTTTCAATTGTTGCTTGTTGCTCCAATTGCGTTGCTTTTGACGGGATTTATTTCTTTCATTGCGATCGGACCTGTAACATTCGGAATTGCAAACGCTTTAACAGATGGTCTTGTCGCACTATTTGATCGCTTTGCTGCATTAGGTGGACTCGTATACGGGGGATTGTACGCTGTTCTTGTTGTCACAGGAATGCATCATACGTTTTTAGCGGTAGATTTACAACTGATCGGTAGTACAGGTGGGACATTTTTATGGCCAATGCTTGCTTTATCAAACATTGCACAAGGTTCAGCAGCACTTGCGATGATGTTCGCAACAAAAGATGAAAAATTGAAAGGTTTATCGTTTACATCGGCTGTATCCGCCTATTTAGGCATTACAGAACCAGCGATGTTTGGTGTAAACTTACGATTCCGTTATCCATTCATTTCGGCCTTAATTGGTTCGGCAACGGCAGGCATTTTTATTACGATCAATAAAGTAAAGGCATCTTCTATTGGTGTCGGTGGATTACCTGGCTTTTTATCAATCTTCCCTGATAAATGGGTACCGTTTTTCATCGGCATGGCCATTGTTCTTATCGTTCCATTTACGTTGACATACATCTTGGCAAAGACGAAAGGCGGTAAGTAA